The Rhodocytophaga rosea genome has a segment encoding these proteins:
- a CDS encoding glycosyltransferase family 4 protein, translated as MKILLCTNSFENVVNGPAKFANLILEINQLYPQHQIHILTEDITAERPYVHKAELRFSRLFKPFSQFLRMFVYHRYAQKIYKTFPYDVLVYNNAFIGLWSAMVSKQPVVGMVNDDNNLTVSWQNFKFNQLSIKQLIFKQFEKLAVHFDQLVISNSHYLTQQLINAYYLNPEKICLLYKAVDLSKIEYKAERSFALPIKILFVKADYVRGGLPVLAKSLKKLNHIQFLLTIIGPHHKFEKHIYTLFENNSHIKINFLAEQSQKNVYEQMCTHDIFCVPSLKEALGVANIEALAFGIPVVSTYTGGIPEVLDNGKNGWLANSNDAEDLAIQLSSCISNEPERNQKSANGRKFIEKFAANTMFLTFINIAENACKPVTRYTSR; from the coding sequence ATGAAGATATTATTGTGCACCAATTCTTTTGAAAATGTGGTGAATGGTCCTGCCAAATTTGCCAATCTGATTCTGGAAATTAATCAGCTGTATCCGCAGCACCAGATCCACATACTTACGGAAGATATTACTGCTGAAAGACCATATGTACACAAAGCAGAACTCAGATTTTCCAGGTTATTTAAGCCCTTCAGCCAGTTTCTGCGCATGTTTGTCTATCACCGCTATGCCCAAAAAATCTATAAAACTTTTCCTTATGATGTGCTGGTATACAACAATGCATTTATAGGATTGTGGAGCGCGATGGTTTCTAAACAACCAGTGGTAGGAATGGTTAATGATGACAATAATCTGACAGTCAGCTGGCAAAATTTTAAATTTAATCAACTAAGCATCAAACAACTTATTTTCAAACAGTTTGAAAAGCTGGCCGTACATTTCGATCAACTTGTTATTTCTAATTCACACTACCTGACACAACAGCTAATAAACGCCTACTACCTCAATCCTGAGAAAATCTGTTTGCTTTACAAAGCGGTAGATTTGTCGAAAATTGAATATAAGGCAGAACGATCCTTTGCATTACCCATCAAAATATTGTTTGTAAAAGCAGATTATGTGCGGGGTGGCTTGCCAGTGCTGGCGAAATCGTTGAAAAAGTTAAACCATATACAATTTTTACTTACTATCATTGGGCCACATCACAAATTTGAGAAACACATATACACTTTATTTGAAAACAACAGCCATATAAAAATTAACTTTCTGGCTGAACAATCTCAAAAAAATGTATATGAGCAAATGTGTACCCACGATATTTTCTGTGTTCCTTCGTTAAAGGAAGCATTGGGGGTCGCAAATATCGAAGCATTGGCCTTCGGCATTCCTGTCGTCAGCACCTATACTGGAGGAATACCGGAAGTATTAGATAATGGGAAGAATGGCTGGCTGGCTAACTCAAATGATGCGGAAGACCTGGCCATTCAGTTATCGAGCTGTATAAGTAACGAGCCAGAGAGGAATCAGAAATCTGCCAATGGCCGAAAATTTATAGAGAAATTTGCAGCCAATACTATGTTTTTAACATTCATAAACATTGCGGAAAATGCATGTAAGCCTGTTACCAGATACACAAGCCGCTAG
- a CDS encoding glycosyltransferase family protein: protein MSKPSLLYISINDGSDTRINKEIKILSAAFDIYYIGIGKSTEKAFVKVYCKSFKTVTGHHKSIVSLLRFYLLFLQSFFSRPYASFHVINEQLLLIFSPFLYWQKKKVVLDIFDSIFLRMNRKLNFLRNLVYSLPSAILVTDDNRKTLMPDAFQYKITVVENYPYRYTGTINKISTTDSVLIFYNGSMSKTRGTELLLRMLEIEKNMRVKMAGWVYDEATRELSQHPQVEFMGVITQQQSMQVASQCDYILSLYEPVNENNINASPNKIYDAIQAQTPVIINAEVKIASFVQEQKIGYVMDSFYETNYPRIIADLKVLKHTFMFNPDLQYTFTWEAIENKLLLAHKQ from the coding sequence ATGTCAAAACCTTCTCTTCTCTATATATCTATTAACGACGGCTCAGATACACGTATAAATAAGGAAATAAAAATACTTTCTGCTGCATTTGATATATATTATATAGGCATAGGCAAAAGCACAGAAAAAGCATTTGTAAAGGTTTACTGTAAAAGTTTCAAGACTGTTACCGGCCATCATAAGAGCATTGTATCGCTGCTTAGGTTTTATCTATTGTTTCTTCAATCTTTTTTTAGCCGGCCTTATGCTTCCTTTCATGTCATCAATGAGCAGCTCCTGCTGATTTTTTCTCCTTTTCTGTATTGGCAAAAAAAGAAAGTAGTACTGGATATTTTCGATTCCATCTTTCTGCGGATGAACCGGAAACTAAATTTCTTGAGAAACCTGGTATACAGCCTGCCTTCCGCCATACTGGTAACAGATGATAACCGCAAGACATTAATGCCGGATGCCTTTCAATACAAGATCACTGTGGTAGAAAATTATCCATACCGGTACACTGGCACTATCAACAAGATAAGTACAACCGATTCGGTACTGATTTTCTATAATGGATCGATGAGTAAAACCCGGGGTACAGAGCTATTGCTCCGGATGCTGGAAATAGAAAAGAATATGCGGGTAAAAATGGCTGGCTGGGTATATGACGAAGCTACCAGAGAACTTTCTCAGCATCCGCAGGTAGAGTTTATGGGGGTGATCACTCAGCAGCAGTCCATGCAGGTAGCTTCACAATGCGATTATATATTATCACTGTATGAGCCTGTAAATGAAAATAATATCAATGCCAGTCCGAATAAAATATACGATGCCATACAGGCACAAACGCCGGTGATCATAAATGCCGAGGTAAAAATCGCTAGTTTTGTACAGGAACAAAAGATTGGCTATGTTATGGATTCTTTTTATGAAACAAATTACCCCCGCATCATAGCAGATCTGAAAGTACTCAAACACACATTTATGTTTAACCCCGATTTGCAATATACTTTTACCTGGGAGGCAATTGAGAATAAACTACTGCTGGCTCATAAGCAATGA
- the wecB gene encoding non-hydrolyzing UDP-N-acetylglucosamine 2-epimerase encodes MKRILTVFGTRPEAIKMAVLVKKLNQDPFFEHKLCVTGQHRHMLDQVLNIFGLQPDYDLNIMQEKQDLFDITSNILLRIRQVLAEYKPDLVLVHGDTTTCFATTLACFYVQIPVGHVEAGLRTWNLQAPFPEEANRTLVSRLATYHFAPTRKNVENLLGEGIQSTHIIQTGNTVIDALFEIANTVKSFSKNLTSHTVAGLIQNAKKILLVTGHRRENFGQGFIEICQALVELAQKYPDLHIVYPVHLNPNVMKPVYGLTSQVPNIYLMDPLGYEDFIFLMKHAYLILTDSGGVQEEAPGLGKPVLVMRDTTERPEAVEAGTVKLVGANKNNIVAGIAQLLEDQHLYEQMSKANNPYGDGAASDRIIHFLKSLN; translated from the coding sequence ATGAAGCGAATTCTAACGGTATTCGGCACAAGGCCCGAAGCAATCAAAATGGCCGTTCTGGTGAAGAAGTTAAACCAGGACCCATTTTTTGAACATAAATTATGTGTAACCGGCCAACACCGCCACATGCTGGACCAGGTGCTCAATATATTTGGTTTACAGCCAGATTATGACCTCAATATCATGCAGGAAAAACAAGACCTGTTTGATATTACCAGCAATATTTTACTTCGAATCCGGCAGGTACTGGCAGAATATAAGCCTGATCTGGTATTGGTGCATGGTGACACAACTACCTGTTTTGCTACTACCCTGGCTTGTTTTTATGTACAGATTCCGGTAGGCCATGTAGAAGCCGGGTTACGTACCTGGAATTTGCAGGCACCTTTTCCGGAGGAAGCCAACCGAACGCTTGTTTCCAGGCTGGCAACCTATCATTTTGCACCTACCAGGAAAAATGTAGAGAATTTGCTGGGAGAGGGGATTCAGTCTACTCATATTATCCAGACAGGGAATACCGTGATTGACGCATTATTTGAAATTGCCAATACCGTGAAGTCTTTTTCGAAAAATCTCACTTCGCATACAGTGGCCGGTTTGATACAAAATGCTAAAAAAATTCTGCTGGTAACCGGGCATCGCCGGGAGAACTTCGGGCAGGGTTTTATTGAGATTTGCCAGGCACTGGTAGAACTGGCGCAGAAATACCCGGATTTGCATATTGTTTATCCGGTTCACCTGAATCCTAATGTAATGAAGCCAGTGTATGGCCTTACCAGCCAAGTACCAAATATATACCTGATGGACCCCCTTGGATATGAGGATTTCATTTTCCTGATGAAACATGCCTATTTAATCTTAACGGATTCGGGTGGTGTACAGGAAGAAGCGCCTGGCCTGGGTAAACCTGTGCTGGTGATGCGCGATACTACCGAACGGCCGGAAGCGGTAGAGGCCGGAACGGTAAAACTGGTAGGGGCCAATAAAAATAATATTGTAGCAGGCATTGCCCAACTTCTGGAAGATCAGCATCTGTATGAGCAGATGTCAAAAGCGAATAATCCCTATGGCGATGGAGCCGCCAGCGACAGAATCATTCATTTCCTAAAAAGCCTGAACTAA
- a CDS encoding PadR family transcriptional regulator — protein sequence MNVENTQVQMRKGILEFCILHIISRGEVYASDMLEELTAAKIMVVEGTLYPLLTRLKNAGLVEYKWVESSSGPPRKYYTLTQDGTNFLDSLQNTWTELVTSTSQIIQRNGNSPATESGSGTGLAITIGTKS from the coding sequence ATGAATGTAGAAAACACACAAGTGCAAATGCGAAAGGGTATCCTGGAATTTTGCATCCTGCATATAATTTCAAGAGGTGAGGTATACGCATCCGACATGCTGGAAGAACTGACAGCAGCTAAAATTATGGTCGTGGAAGGTACCTTATATCCCTTGCTGACAAGGCTGAAAAATGCCGGACTCGTTGAGTATAAATGGGTCGAATCCAGTTCAGGACCACCCAGAAAGTATTATACTCTCACACAAGATGGTACTAATTTTCTGGATAGCCTTCAAAATACATGGACAGAGCTGGTTACTTCTACCAGTCAGATTATACAACGGAATGGCAATAGTCCGGCAACAGAGTCTGGAAGTGGAACCGGATTAGCCATTACAATCGGCACCAAAAGTTAA
- a CDS encoding PspC domain-containing protein, giving the protein MKKTISINISGIIFHIEEDGYEKLRNYLSSIQKYFASYADNKEIIADIESRIAEIFLGKLNPGKQVIAGEDVDKLIVTMGNISDFEAIEEVEEKYARQTAGGNTAYATEAGTATATAATDATTGLPKKLYRDINRKLLGGVASGIAHYFTIDPLWVRLMFCAAFFDMFFLPGSFSSISFISYVILWMVVPGTTTLQEDKTIKKFYRNPDQKTIGGVASGIAAYFGVDVTIVRLIFVLGFIFFGTGLLLYLILWAITPVAKTITEKMQMQGEPVTLSNIEQNIKKNFAPDENGEESNLIKILLFPFRLIATIVGGISKALGPIALFGLDMIRVGAGLLLVIFTVSLVVGMFIAMGIAIGLIPVYNFIDTGDFPVGLLQNSFPAVGFISLFFVLFIPTIFIGHMGTSLIAKRSTMKAPVGWTLFSIWIISLIATSVTVPAYAGQFRTKGYFETTRTFTTGKKIVYLNVREAGNDTFDEVRLSLEPYEGTEPKLVQRFEARGKNRQDAIVNAQGIEYTVSHADSVITFDSNYDFKDEAKFRAQELSMTLYMPFEQLFMFDESLTHLMRRNDYKGGDKVYKFVKDQGLVCQNCLDEEVITGEIHTSQDGNIREFKLRDFDRLNIGSAFIVNVRQGDEYNVRVSGKKEDIDDIRASVSGRELEVKFENGNFFERHLNREKIRVDITMPAIAGLHFHGASESTVKGFDNDHSDDVDIQLSGAAQSEIDINARKLTVSVNGAAELELNGRAERLEAEVSSAAKLRGFDFIVEEVDVDVSSAGLAELYANQKLMAEASSAGRVLYRGEASVDSNTSSGGSVSRE; this is encoded by the coding sequence ATGAAAAAGACGATTAGTATCAATATTAGCGGAATCATCTTTCACATTGAGGAGGATGGCTACGAAAAACTGAGAAATTACCTGAGTTCTATTCAGAAATACTTTGCCTCTTATGCAGACAATAAGGAGATTATCGCCGACATCGAAAGCCGGATAGCCGAAATTTTTCTGGGAAAACTAAATCCCGGAAAACAGGTGATTGCCGGGGAAGATGTAGACAAGCTTATCGTAACGATGGGTAATATCTCCGACTTTGAAGCGATAGAAGAAGTAGAAGAAAAATATGCCCGTCAAACAGCCGGTGGTAATACTGCCTATGCTACTGAAGCCGGAACTGCTACGGCAACGGCTGCTACTGATGCTACAACTGGCCTTCCCAAAAAATTGTACCGCGATATTAACCGCAAATTGCTGGGTGGAGTTGCTTCAGGTATCGCCCATTACTTTACCATCGATCCGCTTTGGGTTCGCCTCATGTTTTGTGCCGCTTTCTTCGATATGTTCTTTCTGCCCGGCTCTTTTTCCAGTATATCATTTATCAGCTACGTGATTTTGTGGATGGTAGTGCCTGGTACTACTACCTTACAGGAAGACAAAACTATTAAGAAGTTCTACCGGAACCCTGACCAGAAAACAATAGGTGGAGTGGCTAGTGGTATCGCTGCTTATTTTGGCGTAGATGTAACCATTGTCCGGCTGATCTTTGTACTGGGATTTATTTTCTTCGGTACCGGCTTGCTGCTCTATCTGATTTTATGGGCCATTACACCAGTAGCTAAAACCATCACCGAAAAGATGCAGATGCAGGGAGAACCAGTTACTTTGTCGAATATCGAACAAAATATAAAAAAAAATTTCGCACCTGACGAAAACGGAGAAGAAAGTAACCTTATAAAGATACTTTTGTTCCCTTTCCGGCTCATTGCTACCATAGTAGGCGGAATAAGTAAGGCTTTAGGCCCTATTGCCCTGTTTGGTCTGGATATGATTCGTGTAGGAGCAGGTTTGCTTCTGGTTATTTTTACCGTATCGCTGGTTGTTGGAATGTTTATAGCCATGGGCATTGCAATAGGCTTGATTCCAGTATATAACTTCATTGATACAGGTGATTTTCCGGTAGGGCTGCTACAAAACAGTTTTCCGGCAGTGGGATTCATTTCTTTATTTTTCGTACTCTTTATTCCAACTATTTTTATTGGCCATATGGGTACCAGCCTGATAGCCAAGCGGAGTACTATGAAAGCTCCGGTAGGCTGGACCTTATTCAGCATCTGGATTATTTCTTTGATCGCTACCAGTGTTACTGTACCAGCCTATGCCGGTCAGTTTCGCACCAAGGGGTATTTTGAAACGACGCGTACGTTTACTACCGGCAAAAAAATAGTATACCTGAATGTACGTGAAGCAGGAAACGATACTTTCGACGAAGTACGGCTTTCCTTAGAACCTTACGAAGGCACAGAACCCAAACTGGTGCAACGGTTTGAAGCCCGTGGAAAAAACCGGCAGGATGCAATCGTTAATGCACAGGGTATAGAATATACTGTTTCTCATGCAGATTCTGTTATTACGTTTGATTCAAATTATGACTTTAAAGATGAGGCAAAATTCCGGGCACAGGAGTTAAGCATGACCTTGTATATGCCCTTTGAGCAGCTTTTTATGTTTGATGAATCTCTTACACATCTGATGCGCCGCAATGATTATAAAGGAGGAGATAAAGTATATAAATTTGTAAAAGACCAGGGTCTGGTTTGTCAGAATTGTTTAGACGAGGAAGTGATCACCGGAGAGATCCATACCAGCCAGGATGGCAACATCCGTGAATTCAAACTCCGCGATTTTGACAGGCTTAATATTGGCAGTGCTTTTATAGTAAATGTACGGCAGGGCGACGAATACAACGTGCGGGTAAGTGGCAAGAAAGAAGATATTGATGACATCCGCGCAAGTGTATCCGGAAGAGAACTGGAAGTAAAATTTGAAAATGGCAACTTTTTTGAAAGGCACCTGAACCGGGAAAAAATACGGGTAGACATTACCATGCCTGCAATCGCCGGGCTGCATTTTCATGGCGCTTCTGAATCAACCGTAAAAGGATTTGATAACGATCACAGTGATGATGTAGACATTCAACTATCGGGAGCAGCCCAGTCAGAAATAGATATTAATGCCCGTAAGCTTACTGTTTCGGTGAATGGCGCAGCAGAACTCGAACTCAATGGCCGTGCAGAAAGACTGGAAGCGGAAGTATCAAGTGCGGCAAAACTCCGGGGATTTGATTTTATTGTGGAAGAAGTAGATGTAGATGTAAGCAGCGCAGGTCTGGCAGAATTATATGCCAACCAGAAATTGATGGCCGAAGCCAGCAGTGCAGGCCGGGTGTTGTACCGGGGTGAAGCTTCTGTTGACAGCAATACTTCCAGCGGAGGCTCTGTTAGCCGGGAATAA
- a CDS encoding EamA family transporter: MPWIILIVLTALFFGLYNFFIKVSAGQIHQILGAVILQAVALLMGGAALLFLKWKGVSVGFSPKGMMYAILAGVFVGLAEITSFYVFSKGINASVGIPVIVGGTVLVGAVLGIVFLKESVSWIQLTGIACILAGVAILASHAA, from the coding sequence ATGCCCTGGATTATTCTTATTGTTCTGACAGCCCTGTTTTTCGGATTGTATAACTTTTTTATTAAGGTATCTGCCGGACAGATCCATCAAATACTGGGAGCCGTTATTTTACAGGCGGTGGCTTTACTCATGGGAGGTGCTGCTTTGTTATTTCTGAAATGGAAAGGAGTATCCGTTGGTTTTTCTCCCAAAGGAATGATGTATGCGATTTTAGCCGGTGTGTTTGTCGGGCTGGCAGAAATTACCTCTTTTTATGTGTTTTCTAAAGGAATTAACGCCTCAGTGGGTATTCCGGTGATTGTGGGCGGAACGGTGCTGGTCGGTGCTGTACTGGGTATTGTGTTTCTGAAAGAAAGTGTGTCGTGGATTCAACTGACAGGCATTGCCTGTATTCTGGCAGGCGTAGCTATTCTGGCTTCTCATGCTGCCTGA
- a CDS encoding DUF7674 family protein: MLASELKDEYYQGLIYLQVACLAGYANSCLSAGRLDELKRIIVFFQLTVEKVDTTTENALYVSFLEHLELDVDYKYANEAKKLLKPEYLNIWNELRK, encoded by the coding sequence GTGCTTGCATCTGAATTGAAAGACGAATATTACCAAGGATTAATTTATTTACAAGTTGCTTGCTTGGCCGGATATGCTAACAGCTGTTTATCAGCAGGCAGATTAGATGAACTGAAAAGAATAATTGTTTTTTTTCAATTAACAGTGGAAAAAGTAGATACTACAACTGAAAACGCTTTATATGTTTCATTCCTGGAACATCTTGAATTAGATGTTGATTACAAGTATGCAAACGAAGCAAAGAAGCTGTTGAAACCTGAGTACCTGAATATTTGGAATGAATTGAGAAAATAA
- a CDS encoding PAS domain S-box protein, whose product MNNDYSIDLQQALLNELNKLQNKLLAGKGTPVTIILELTEYITEYTQSDYGFIIKVKHTGSYPSYQHIAAATSEQKTLTGTSVLPKQILPIDHCAVKALLDEVVNTNKALIHHEYPLTGVQGTELPVSANNLIAIPLAFEDTVLGVLVLLNDTCPYHLDTVSLLKPAISTCAAICMNMAGEASFNDSDLFSLLIENSSDILTILNSDGTIRYESPAFYKVFGYTKSQVIGKNVFSFIHSEDVDKVMNVFTKALLVSGENEPVECRFATASGEYIILEAIGNNMLSHEAIQGIIVTSRNITERKRIETELRNSKAHLSALVDAFPQADFLLDKDYKIIKLNALAKKYIRLVWKKEGGEGESMLNYSNPTDLPHFQNSFKRAYAGERISYERELRYANGLVLWFELQYMPVYNISGEIYAVSFIAYDITSRKKNELELSKLSLVAKHTDNAVIITDKNGIIEWVNEGFIRISGYSFEEAIGQKPGKLLQGPLTEPEKVNYMSQCIANGESFKTEIINYKKSGQPYWLSISVSPVYDENGNLSRFIAVESDISDRKELEQHKQQVEQSFYQAYNRLENYKNALDRSALISIKDLSGKLIHVNEFYCKISKYGRKELIGKHYSLVHAEYHSRAFYANMWQILQEGKLWRGEIKNQAKDGSFFWVDTIINPILNQQGKIIQYLTIMYEITDRKKAEEKIIESEAFLKDTQKAALIGNWEIRLPENKLIWSEATFLIYGLDIFKGTPTIEESYQYYHPDDYALLRNEAKLATQRCDSYNVDVRILLPDGTTKYVNIIGKPIVRPDGKLTRLRGTIMDIDDRKKNELRLAKQNEELTKLNTELDRFVYSVSHNLRAPLTSILGLINITKFSTESETHLKYLSLMEKSIHKLDATIHEINDYSRNARLEVEKEEIDFDKLFKGIIENHAYMEGASKINIELQVSASSGFYSDKSRLLVILNNLLSNAIKYHDLDKESPFIKIHVTIDSAGAHIFIGDNGLGIDSQYQERVFDMFFRASNQATGSGLGLYIVKESVSKLQGTITLQSEPDQGTSFTIILPHQQ is encoded by the coding sequence ATGAACAACGATTACTCAATAGACTTGCAACAGGCTTTGCTTAATGAACTAAATAAATTACAAAATAAACTGCTTGCCGGTAAAGGAACACCTGTAACTATTATTCTTGAGTTAACTGAGTATATTACAGAATATACCCAAAGCGATTATGGTTTTATTATCAAAGTAAAACATACCGGTTCTTATCCCTCTTATCAACACATTGCAGCCGCAACCTCCGAACAAAAAACACTAACTGGCACTTCTGTACTTCCCAAGCAAATACTGCCAATAGATCATTGCGCTGTTAAGGCATTGCTGGATGAAGTGGTTAACACAAATAAAGCTTTAATTCATCACGAGTATCCATTAACTGGTGTTCAGGGAACTGAACTTCCTGTATCTGCAAACAATTTGATAGCCATACCATTAGCGTTTGAGGATACCGTTCTGGGCGTATTGGTTCTGCTGAATGATACTTGTCCCTATCACTTGGATACAGTATCCTTACTGAAGCCTGCCATATCCACTTGCGCCGCCATTTGTATGAATATGGCTGGTGAAGCTAGTTTCAACGACAGTGATCTTTTCAGCCTGCTGATTGAAAATTCTTCTGATATCCTGACCATTCTTAATAGTGATGGTACCATCCGATACGAAAGCCCTGCTTTTTATAAGGTTTTCGGATACACCAAAAGCCAGGTTATTGGTAAAAATGTATTTAGTTTTATACACTCCGAAGATGTAGATAAGGTGATGAATGTCTTCACGAAAGCCCTGCTTGTATCCGGAGAAAATGAACCGGTAGAGTGTCGTTTTGCCACTGCTTCCGGAGAGTATATTATCCTGGAAGCCATTGGGAACAATATGCTTTCCCACGAGGCCATTCAGGGAATTATTGTTACTTCCAGGAATATTACGGAGAGGAAGCGGATTGAAACAGAGCTCAGGAACTCAAAAGCTCATTTATCTGCCTTAGTAGATGCTTTCCCCCAGGCAGATTTTCTGCTTGATAAAGATTACAAAATAATCAAGCTGAATGCCCTTGCCAAAAAGTATATACGGCTGGTCTGGAAGAAAGAGGGCGGGGAAGGCGAAAGCATGCTGAATTACTCAAATCCCACAGATCTGCCCCATTTTCAGAATAGTTTTAAACGTGCTTATGCTGGTGAGCGCATTAGCTATGAGCGTGAACTTCGTTATGCCAATGGCCTGGTATTATGGTTTGAACTGCAATATATGCCGGTATATAATATATCTGGCGAAATTTATGCGGTTTCTTTTATCGCCTATGATATTACCTCCCGGAAAAAGAATGAACTTGAACTCAGCAAGCTTTCTCTGGTTGCCAAACATACTGACAATGCCGTAATTATTACGGATAAAAACGGGATTATTGAGTGGGTAAATGAAGGGTTTATCAGAATTTCAGGTTATAGCTTTGAAGAAGCCATTGGCCAGAAACCTGGAAAATTACTGCAGGGGCCGCTCACAGAACCGGAAAAGGTGAATTACATGAGCCAATGTATAGCCAACGGCGAAAGTTTTAAAACAGAAATCATCAATTACAAAAAAAGTGGCCAGCCATACTGGCTTTCTATATCGGTATCTCCTGTTTATGACGAAAATGGTAATCTGAGCCGGTTTATTGCTGTTGAATCAGATATTTCCGACCGTAAAGAACTCGAACAACACAAACAGCAGGTAGAACAGAGTTTTTATCAGGCATATAACCGGCTGGAAAACTACAAAAATGCGTTAGACAGAAGTGCCCTTATCTCTATTAAAGATCTTTCGGGTAAGCTGATACACGTTAACGAATTTTATTGTAAAATATCTAAATACGGCCGCAAAGAACTGATAGGGAAACATTATTCACTGGTGCATGCCGAATACCATTCCAGGGCTTTTTATGCCAATATGTGGCAGATTTTACAAGAGGGTAAGTTGTGGAGGGGAGAGATTAAAAACCAGGCCAAAGATGGCTCCTTTTTCTGGGTGGATACCATTATTAATCCCATACTTAATCAGCAGGGAAAGATCATTCAGTATCTAACCATTATGTATGAGATCACCGACCGCAAAAAAGCAGAAGAAAAAATTATAGAAAGTGAGGCATTTCTGAAAGATACCCAGAAGGCAGCGCTAATTGGAAACTGGGAAATCCGCCTGCCGGAAAACAAACTCATCTGGTCGGAGGCCACTTTTCTTATTTATGGTTTAGATATATTCAAAGGTACACCTACCATAGAAGAGTCCTATCAGTATTATCACCCCGACGATTATGCCTTATTGCGTAATGAAGCCAAGTTAGCTACACAAAGATGCGATTCTTACAATGTAGATGTGCGCATACTCTTGCCGGATGGCACTACCAAGTATGTAAATATTATTGGCAAACCTATTGTGCGTCCGGATGGAAAGCTAACCCGGCTCAGGGGCACCATTATGGATATTGACGACCGGAAGAAAAATGAACTGAGGCTGGCAAAACAAAACGAAGAACTTACAAAGCTTAATACTGAGCTCGACCGGTTCGTATACAGTGTCTCTCATAACCTGCGGGCTCCGCTTACCTCCATATTAGGCCTGATCAACATAACCAAATTTTCGACTGAATCGGAAACGCATCTTAAATATTTGTCGCTGATGGAAAAAAGTATTCATAAACTGGATGCTACAATCCATGAGATTAATGATTATTCCAGAAATGCCAGGCTGGAAGTTGAAAAAGAAGAAATAGATTTTGATAAACTCTTCAAGGGTATTATTGAAAACCATGCCTATATGGAAGGAGCTTCAAAAATTAATATTGAACTTCAGGTTTCTGCAAGTTCTGGTTTTTACTCCGACAAAAGCCGTTTGCTGGTAATTCTCAACAATCTGCTGTCTAATGCGATCAAATACCATGATCTGGATAAAGAATCTCCGTTTATAAAAATTCATGTAACTATTGACTCAGCCGGCGCCCATATTTTCATCGGCGATAATGGGTTAGGCATTGATTCTCAATACCAGGAAAGAGTATTTGACATGTTTTTCAGAGCTTCTAATCAGGCGACCGGCTCGGGTTTGGGTTTATACATTGTAAAAGAAAGTGTTTCTAAACTACAAGGCACCATTACGCTTCAATCTGAGCCTGACCAGGGAACTTCTTTTACGATCATACTTCCGCATCAACAATAG